The following nucleotide sequence is from bacterium.
TGCAGCACGCCGTCGTGTTCGCGGTCGAGCGTCAGGCCGGCGTGCTCGGCGACGCGGATCGACGCGGTGTTGCCGGCCCTGACCTCGGCCCGCAGGGGACCGGGCAGGCGGTCGGCGAGCAGCCGGACCATGGCCTTGGCGACGCCTCGTCCGCGGGCCGGCGGCGCCACGGTCCAGGACAGCTCCCAGGTGTCGGTGCCCGGATCGCGATCGGCCCGCACGACACCCACCGGCTCGTCGCCGCTCTGGGCGACCAGGAGCAGCCGGTCGGGGCTGGCGAGGGAGGCGGCGAGCCAGGCCGTGTGCTCGGCTTCGCCCACCGCGGCAGGGTTGTGGCTGGCCCGGCGCGTCTCGGGGTCGTTGCGCCAGGCGCGCAGCAGGGGGGCGTCGGCGGTGGTCGCGTCCCGCAACTCGATTTTTCCGGCCATGGTGCTGCCTCCGGTGACGGGGCGCGGCGCCCCGGACCCGCGGACCATACACCAAGGCACGCCGCCTGGGGAGGAGGGAACGCGATGAACGACGCCGGACATCCCGCGCCCGCCCCGGTGCGCCTCGGC
It contains:
- a CDS encoding GNAT family N-acetyltransferase, which gives rise to MAGKIELRDATTADAPLLRAWRNDPETRRASHNPAAVGEAEHTAWLAASLASPDRLLLVAQSGDEPVGVVRADRDPGTDTWELSWTVAPPARGRGVAKAMVRLLADRLPGPLRAEVRAGNTASIRVAEHAGLTLDREHDGVLHFRRPARA